In a genomic window of Helianthus annuus cultivar XRQ/B chromosome 10, HanXRQr2.0-SUNRISE, whole genome shotgun sequence:
- the LOC110884332 gene encoding aspartic proteinase-like protein 2 isoform X2, producing MMWEIYPPYVLRSLYFTRLQIGSPPKDYHVQVDTGSDLLWVNCIECENCPKESDLGIPLRLYDPKDSSTAKKVGCDDDFCKSTFTGPSDECKAGMLCAYGVKYGDGSSTTGYFVNDNVQIAQVSGNRQTTPMSGNVILGCGAKQSGQLGSSDQALDGILGFGQSNTSMISQLSSAKKVRKMFSHCLDGRGGGGIFAIGEVVQPKIKTTPLIDDQTHYNIELKSIDVNGEDIKLPTSILDFIKKQAVVVDSGTTLAYFPDEVYNQLMEKIMAAQPGKKPHVVEKMFKCYQYSGNIDDGFPVVNLHFANSLSLKVLPHQYFFQVEDDEWCIGFQNSNLKEKTGKELTLLGDIILSDKLVTYDMEKKVIGWTDYDCSSSIKVKDEESGNVYEVGAQDISSSHYRCNSRMVLWLLFFLVAACLIN from the exons ATGATGTGGGAGATATACCCGCCATATGTTTTACGAAG TCTCTATTTCACTAGACTTCAAATCGGGTCTCCACCAAAGGATTACCATGTACAGGTCGATACAGGGAGCGATCTTCTATGGGTTAACTGTATCGAATGTGAAAACTGCCCTAAGGAAAGTGACCTTGGA ATACCCTTGAGATTGTATGATCCAAAGGACTCTTCAACTGCCAAAAAGGTTGGTTGTGATGATGACTTTTGCAAATCTACATTTACTGGCCCAAGTGACGAGTGTAAGGCGGGAATGTTGTGTGCGTATGGTGTTAAATATGGTGACGGGAGTTCAACCACTGGTTATTTTGTCAATGACAATGTACAAATTGCCCAAGTTTCTGGAAACCGTCAAACTACACCTATGAGTGGGAATGTCATTTTGGG ATGTGGGGCTAAGCAATCCGGGCAGCTAGGTTCGTCAGACCAAGCACTCGATGGGATTCTTGGGTTCGGGCAGTCAAATACATCGATGATTTCGCAGCTTTCTTCGGCTAAAAAGGTGCGAAAAATGTTTTCACATTGTTTGGATGGTAGAGGAGGAGGTGGCATTTTTGCTATTGGAGAAGTAGTGCAGCCAAAGATAAAAACAACTCCACTTATAGATGATCA GACACATTATAATATCGAACTGAAGTCTATTGATGTGAATGGTGAGGATATAAAACTTCCAACAAGTATACTTGACTTTATAAAGAAGCAAGCAGTTGTAGTTGATAGCGGTACGACTTTGGCTTATTTTCCTGATGAGGTTTACAACCAACTAATGGAAAAG ATCATGGCTGCACAACCTGGAAAGAAGCCGCATGTAGTTGAGAAGATGTTTAAATGCTACCAGTACTCGGGGAA CATCGATGATGGTTTTCCGGTTGTCAATTTACACTTTGCAAATTCACTTTCATTGAAAGTTTTACCCCATCAATATTTCTTCCAAGTTGAG GATGATGAATGGTGCATCGGTTTTCAGAACAGTAACCTTAAAGAAAAAACCGGAAAGGAACTAACTTTGTTAGGAG ATATTATTCTATCAGATAAGTTGGTTACATACGATATGGAGAAAAAAGTAATCGGATGGACTGATTATGACT GCTCGTCAAGCATTAAAGTGAAAGATGAAGAATCCGGAAATGTGTATGAGGTTGGTGCCCAAGATATTTCTTCTTCACATTATAGATGCAACTCGAGAATGGTTTTGTGGTTGCTCTTCTTCCTTGTAGCTGCTTGCTTGATCAACTAG
- the LOC110884332 gene encoding aspartic proteinase-like protein 2 isoform X1, with protein sequence MGVNNGRGVVLVIIGFVVFASSSSSSSGNVVLEVHHKFAGRETTLKEVISHDANRHRRILSAADLPLGGDSRPTAAALYFTRLQIGSPPKDYHVQVDTGSDLLWVNCIECENCPKESDLGIPLRLYDPKDSSTAKKVGCDDDFCKSTFTGPSDECKAGMLCAYGVKYGDGSSTTGYFVNDNVQIAQVSGNRQTTPMSGNVILGCGAKQSGQLGSSDQALDGILGFGQSNTSMISQLSSAKKVRKMFSHCLDGRGGGGIFAIGEVVQPKIKTTPLIDDQTHYNIELKSIDVNGEDIKLPTSILDFIKKQAVVVDSGTTLAYFPDEVYNQLMEKIMAAQPGKKPHVVEKMFKCYQYSGNIDDGFPVVNLHFANSLSLKVLPHQYFFQVEDDEWCIGFQNSNLKEKTGKELTLLGDIILSDKLVTYDMEKKVIGWTDYDCSSSIKVKDEESGNVYEVGAQDISSSHYRCNSRMVLWLLFFLVAACLIN encoded by the exons ATGGGTGTGAATAATGGAAGAGGAGTTGTTTTGGTAATAATTGGGTTTGTTGTTTtcgcatcatcatcatcatcatcatctggcAATGTGGTGTTGGAGGTTCACCATAAATTTGCGGGGAGAGAAACGACTTTAAAAGAAGTTATATCTCACGATGCCAACCGCCACCGGAGAATTCTCTCCGCCGCCGACCTCCCTCTCGGTGGCGACAGCCGCCCCACCGCCGCAGC TCTCTATTTCACTAGACTTCAAATCGGGTCTCCACCAAAGGATTACCATGTACAGGTCGATACAGGGAGCGATCTTCTATGGGTTAACTGTATCGAATGTGAAAACTGCCCTAAGGAAAGTGACCTTGGA ATACCCTTGAGATTGTATGATCCAAAGGACTCTTCAACTGCCAAAAAGGTTGGTTGTGATGATGACTTTTGCAAATCTACATTTACTGGCCCAAGTGACGAGTGTAAGGCGGGAATGTTGTGTGCGTATGGTGTTAAATATGGTGACGGGAGTTCAACCACTGGTTATTTTGTCAATGACAATGTACAAATTGCCCAAGTTTCTGGAAACCGTCAAACTACACCTATGAGTGGGAATGTCATTTTGGG ATGTGGGGCTAAGCAATCCGGGCAGCTAGGTTCGTCAGACCAAGCACTCGATGGGATTCTTGGGTTCGGGCAGTCAAATACATCGATGATTTCGCAGCTTTCTTCGGCTAAAAAGGTGCGAAAAATGTTTTCACATTGTTTGGATGGTAGAGGAGGAGGTGGCATTTTTGCTATTGGAGAAGTAGTGCAGCCAAAGATAAAAACAACTCCACTTATAGATGATCA GACACATTATAATATCGAACTGAAGTCTATTGATGTGAATGGTGAGGATATAAAACTTCCAACAAGTATACTTGACTTTATAAAGAAGCAAGCAGTTGTAGTTGATAGCGGTACGACTTTGGCTTATTTTCCTGATGAGGTTTACAACCAACTAATGGAAAAG ATCATGGCTGCACAACCTGGAAAGAAGCCGCATGTAGTTGAGAAGATGTTTAAATGCTACCAGTACTCGGGGAA CATCGATGATGGTTTTCCGGTTGTCAATTTACACTTTGCAAATTCACTTTCATTGAAAGTTTTACCCCATCAATATTTCTTCCAAGTTGAG GATGATGAATGGTGCATCGGTTTTCAGAACAGTAACCTTAAAGAAAAAACCGGAAAGGAACTAACTTTGTTAGGAG ATATTATTCTATCAGATAAGTTGGTTACATACGATATGGAGAAAAAAGTAATCGGATGGACTGATTATGACT GCTCGTCAAGCATTAAAGTGAAAGATGAAGAATCCGGAAATGTGTATGAGGTTGGTGCCCAAGATATTTCTTCTTCACATTATAGATGCAACTCGAGAATGGTTTTGTGGTTGCTCTTCTTCCTTGTAGCTGCTTGCTTGATCAACTAG